Proteins from one Bacillus thuringiensis genomic window:
- a CDS encoding thiol-disulfide oxidoreductase DCC family protein, producing the protein MTRIILFDGDCNLCNQSVQFIIKRDPKEYFKFASRQSSIGIQLLNQYNISETIDSVILIDNNRAYTESDAILNICKYLKGSCKLLFILLIIPKPIRNFYYKKVAENRYKWFGKQNQCLIPTPDIKKRFLR; encoded by the coding sequence ATGACACGAATTATACTTTTTGATGGGGACTGCAACTTATGTAATCAAAGTGTTCAGTTTATTATTAAAAGAGATCCTAAAGAATATTTTAAATTTGCATCACGCCAAAGTAGTATTGGCATTCAGTTATTAAATCAATACAACATTAGCGAAACAATAGATAGTGTGATATTAATTGATAATAATAGGGCTTATACAGAATCCGATGCCATACTGAATATTTGTAAATACTTAAAAGGAAGTTGTAAATTATTATTTATCCTTTTAATAATTCCAAAACCTATTCGAAACTTTTATTACAAAAAAGTTGCAGAAAATAGATACAAATGGTTTGGCAAACAAAACCAATGTCTTATTCCTACTCCGGATATCAAGAAAAGATTTTTAAGGTAG
- a CDS encoding TasA family protein: protein MSLKKKLGVGVVSAALGLSLIGGGTYAYFSDQVVTNNTFAAGTLDLAMQPTTSLNLENLKPGDKILKKFNLKNSGTLDIKDLMMKIDYTVNDLKQNNTTEDFGKHIKVQFLWDWDPAKNPAYETTLAELKSQSSEIVSKKVFHSKWTETGGLKPGKMDWFWIKFIFEDNGTDQNVFQGDSIALKMEFQANQTEGKER, encoded by the coding sequence ATGTCATTGAAAAAGAAATTAGGAGTTGGAGTGGTTTCAGCCGCTCTTGGTTTATCTTTAATTGGTGGGGGAACATATGCATATTTTAGCGATCAAGTTGTAACAAATAATACATTTGCTGCAGGTACATTGGATTTAGCTATGCAACCAACTACTTCACTTAACTTAGAAAATTTAAAACCTGGGGACAAAATATTAAAGAAATTCAATTTAAAAAATAGTGGTACATTAGATATTAAAGATTTAATGATGAAAATAGACTATACTGTAAACGACTTAAAACAAAATAATACTACAGAAGATTTCGGTAAACATATTAAAGTACAATTTCTTTGGGATTGGGATCCTGCAAAAAACCCTGCATACGAGACAACTCTTGCAGAACTAAAATCACAAAGTTCAGAGATTGTATCCAAAAAAGTATTTCATTCTAAGTGGACTGAAACAGGGGGATTAAAACCTGGGAAAATGGATTGGTTTTGGATAAAGTTTATATTTGAGGACAACGGAACAGATCAAAACGTTTTCCAAGGGGATAGTATTGCACTAAAAATGGAGTTCCAAGCCAATCAAACAGAGGGAAAAGAAAGATAA
- a CDS encoding FtsX-like permease family protein, with protein sequence MLFKLSMSGLKSKLQDYIVLLVGLIVSISTFYMFQTLSLNKAFLESNPHADTVAFAFQIGSVLLAIVTFFYILYANSFLLALRQKEFGMYMMLGARRYKVTSLMFIETIVIGAASLAIGIAVGIGLAQSIGQLLMKQLEFSGEGYKAFYIPSMAVTCLFFFALFIVSAIMNSMKLSRISVLQLVHADAKTDRIAVKGKITGVVAFLGLILLGIGYASLIHIAHLQEKELVNVPKFMGIGLITATIGTYMLFGSLLPVMLNKIKSNKKRCEKGLNAFTFAQLNFRINSLTRVLATVAILVALGAGGIACGMAFENNVLKTTDKEKVYDSIVHNPTVEEKKILSGILFQEKFEYRYKVDGQYVYYIKEDVEKNRPLAQDSENGKKMKVLEEFPKDAFTLPKQLYKLYNDDTKTKQWKEAFFTIQPTYMYPDHQIKIIDSNIYDSMKEKEHTVFIGKTDDFGAHLREWKKLDELQVAKYKNVKAKELGSTYQMYNLSHGLASGFMFMGFFVGIAFLAMMASCLMFKILSGASKDSTRYQMLRKIGVRRGLLTQSIYKELFFIFLVPAIVGIAHILVGMNMFGPLLIDPYFRIWLPLVIFVVIYLIYYLITVQLYKRIVLPKEK encoded by the coding sequence ATGTTATTTAAACTTTCCATGTCAGGGCTAAAAAGTAAGTTACAAGACTATATTGTCTTACTTGTTGGTTTGATTGTATCGATTTCAACTTTTTATATGTTTCAAACGTTATCACTAAATAAAGCGTTCCTTGAATCCAATCCGCATGCTGATACGGTTGCATTTGCATTCCAAATCGGTTCCGTTTTATTAGCGATTGTAACGTTTTTCTATATTTTATATGCAAATTCTTTTTTATTAGCTCTTCGCCAAAAAGAATTTGGCATGTACATGATGTTAGGGGCAAGAAGGTATAAAGTTACCTCACTTATGTTTATCGAAACAATCGTAATTGGTGCCGCATCTCTTGCAATTGGAATCGCAGTTGGTATAGGGCTTGCACAAAGTATTGGTCAGTTATTAATGAAGCAGTTGGAATTTTCTGGTGAAGGTTATAAAGCATTTTATATACCATCTATGGCTGTTACTTGCCTCTTTTTCTTTGCACTATTTATAGTATCAGCAATCATGAATAGTATGAAATTATCTCGTATTTCTGTACTACAACTTGTACATGCAGATGCAAAAACAGATCGTATTGCTGTAAAAGGAAAAATAACAGGTGTAGTTGCATTCCTTGGTCTGATTTTGCTAGGTATTGGGTATGCATCATTGATCCATATCGCACATTTACAGGAAAAAGAGCTAGTAAACGTACCTAAATTCATGGGTATTGGATTAATCACAGCAACAATCGGTACGTACATGTTATTTGGATCACTTCTCCCAGTTATGCTTAACAAGATAAAGAGTAATAAAAAACGTTGTGAAAAAGGACTGAATGCTTTTACTTTTGCACAATTGAATTTCCGAATTAATAGCCTAACACGGGTGCTTGCAACGGTAGCAATCCTAGTGGCTCTTGGCGCTGGTGGAATTGCTTGTGGTATGGCATTTGAAAATAACGTTCTAAAGACGACTGATAAAGAAAAAGTTTACGATTCAATCGTTCATAATCCAACAGTGGAAGAAAAGAAAATTTTGAGTGGCATCTTATTTCAAGAGAAGTTTGAATATCGCTACAAAGTAGATGGTCAGTATGTATATTACATAAAAGAAGATGTTGAGAAAAATCGTCCATTAGCACAAGATAGTGAAAATGGGAAGAAGATGAAAGTTTTAGAGGAATTTCCTAAGGATGCATTTACATTGCCAAAACAGCTGTATAAACTGTATAACGATGATACGAAAACAAAACAATGGAAAGAAGCATTCTTCACAATCCAGCCAACTTATATGTATCCTGATCATCAAATAAAAATTATAGACTCAAACATATACGATAGTATGAAGGAAAAAGAACATACTGTGTTTATTGGGAAAACAGATGATTTTGGAGCACACTTAAGAGAATGGAAAAAACTTGATGAATTACAGGTAGCGAAATATAAAAATGTGAAAGCGAAAGAATTAGGTAGTACGTATCAAATGTATAATCTGAGTCATGGTTTGGCCAGTGGATTCATGTTTATGGGCTTCTTCGTTGGAATTGCGTTCTTAGCAATGATGGCAAGTTGCCTAATGTTTAAAATTCTATCTGGCGCATCGAAAGACAGCACACGTTATCAAATGCTTCGTAAAATTGGTGTCCGCCGGGGGTTATTAACACAATCGATTTATAAAGAGTTATTCTTTATATTCTTAGTACCGGCAATTGTGGGTATTGCTCATATATTAGTTGGTATGAACATGTTCGGTCCGCTTTTGATTGATCCGTATTTCCGAATTTGGTTGCCGCTTGTCATTTTCGTAGTGATTTACTTAATTTACTATTTGATTACAGTTCAATTGTATAAAAGAATAGTACTTCCGAAAGAAAAATAG
- a CDS encoding ABC transporter ATP-binding protein, which produces MLKPVVDVKNIQKLYGKKGENQSHALKGVSFTIQEGEFVGIMGPSGSGKTTLLNVISTLDTATGGVVEIAGTDITKMKQGELSDFRSQKLGFIFQDFNLLENLSIYENIALPLSLQGVASRNIGKKVEKVADMLGITAILQKYPSEVSGGQKQRSAAARALVHEPAIILGDEPTGALDSKNATSLLNAMTSLNKEQGVSIMMVTHDPYSASYCQRILFIQDGELYKEIHRGGTREEFYKEILDVLANFGTQKA; this is translated from the coding sequence ATGTTAAAACCAGTTGTAGATGTAAAAAACATTCAAAAATTGTACGGTAAAAAAGGCGAGAATCAATCACACGCATTAAAAGGTGTATCATTCACAATTCAAGAGGGAGAATTTGTTGGTATTATGGGCCCTTCTGGTTCTGGTAAAACAACATTATTAAATGTAATTTCAACGTTAGACACAGCAACGGGTGGCGTTGTTGAAATTGCTGGAACGGATATTACGAAAATGAAGCAAGGTGAGCTTTCTGATTTCCGCTCGCAAAAATTAGGATTCATTTTCCAAGACTTTAACTTATTAGAGAATTTATCTATATATGAAAATATCGCACTACCCCTTTCCCTTCAAGGTGTTGCATCTCGTAATATTGGAAAGAAAGTAGAAAAAGTAGCTGATATGTTAGGCATTACAGCTATACTTCAAAAGTATCCTTCTGAGGTATCTGGGGGACAAAAGCAACGGTCCGCAGCAGCACGTGCGTTAGTTCATGAACCAGCAATTATTTTGGGAGACGAGCCGACTGGAGCTCTAGATTCTAAAAATGCAACGAGTTTACTTAATGCCATGACAAGCTTAAATAAAGAACAAGGTGTATCCATTATGATGGTTACGCATGATCCTTACAGCGCAAGTTACTGTCAGCGTATTTTATTCATTCAAGATGGTGAGTTGTATAAAGAAATTCATCGCGGTGGTACCCGTGAAGAATTCTATAAAGAAATTTTAGACGTGCTTGCAAACTTTGGCACACAAAAAGCGTAA
- a CDS encoding sensor histidine kinase yields the protein MKRVSFRNKIIIKLLGAVAVSFLVSFCLTILVVQYVIDPLFRNHEDFGMFEANLALLFSFAFAIVNFIIFFLILVRKKIVYLKLISDNVNDIANGKLGLTIGIKGKDELTQLAQNINYMSKELEHTFEQERRLERTKNELITNVSHDLRTPLTSIIGYIDLLKRGQYNSNTQLQEYLETTYSKSQRLKYLIDELFEYTRLSGIDAKLNLNEVDLSGLLEQIVGEYIPIFEKESLIVQRSIAEETIPIFIDVEKMVRVYENLFMNAIKYSMKPSELSICLELIGNKAILKVSNKVERPPVSNPNKLFERFFRGDKARKDDQGNGLGLAISKKIVELHHGNIHAEYKDGWMSFIVEHPIQ from the coding sequence ATGAAGAGGGTTAGCTTTAGAAATAAAATAATTATAAAACTTCTGGGTGCTGTTGCAGTTAGTTTTCTTGTTTCGTTTTGTTTAACAATCCTTGTTGTGCAATACGTCATAGATCCATTATTTAGAAACCACGAAGATTTTGGTATGTTTGAAGCCAATTTGGCATTGTTGTTCTCATTTGCGTTCGCAATCGTTAACTTTATAATATTTTTTTTGATATTGGTTCGAAAGAAAATAGTATATTTGAAGCTCATTTCTGATAATGTGAATGATATTGCCAATGGAAAACTGGGTTTGACAATTGGGATTAAGGGGAAGGACGAATTGACCCAACTTGCTCAAAATATAAATTATATGTCTAAGGAATTGGAGCATACATTTGAACAAGAAAGGCGATTGGAACGTACAAAGAATGAACTTATAACCAATGTATCTCATGACTTACGCACCCCGTTAACATCTATTATTGGCTATATAGATTTATTAAAAAGAGGGCAATACAACAGTAACACACAATTACAGGAATACCTTGAAACCACGTATTCAAAGTCACAGAGACTGAAATATTTAATTGATGAGCTGTTTGAATATACTCGTTTATCAGGCATAGATGCTAAGTTAAACCTTAATGAAGTTGATTTATCAGGTTTGTTGGAACAAATAGTTGGAGAATACATACCTATATTTGAAAAGGAAAGTTTAATTGTTCAAAGATCTATCGCGGAAGAAACAATACCTATCTTCATAGATGTAGAAAAAATGGTACGTGTATATGAAAATCTCTTTATGAATGCGATAAAGTACAGCATGAAACCATCCGAATTATCTATATGTCTTGAACTAATAGGCAACAAGGCAATTTTGAAAGTATCAAATAAAGTCGAGAGACCGCCTGTTAGCAATCCCAATAAATTGTTTGAAAGATTTTTCAGAGGGGACAAGGCAAGAAAAGATGACCAGGGAAATGGACTGGGGCTTGCTATCTCAAAAAAAATTGTTGAACTTCATCATGGCAATATACATGCAGAATATAAAGATGGCTGGATGTCCTTTATTGTTGAACATCCAATCCAATAG
- a CDS encoding response regulator transcription factor, which translates to MESKILIVDDDKEIRNLISVYLENEGLKTQKAEDAMEALQLLEEKEFDLIILDIMMPNMDGIEACMKIREDRNIPIIMLSAKSEDIDKIQGLASGADDYLSKPFNPLELIARVKSQLRRFKKYNTSIEHNKSILEIGDLTVNTDTRQVWVRGIETRLTPKEFAILELLARNKGVVLSVAKIYEAVWKEVFYKSDNTVMVHITKIRDKIEEDSKHPIYIKTVWGIGYKI; encoded by the coding sequence ATGGAATCAAAAATTCTTATTGTCGATGATGATAAAGAGATTAGAAATCTTATCTCTGTTTATTTGGAAAATGAAGGTCTGAAAACTCAAAAGGCAGAAGATGCTATGGAAGCTTTACAATTGTTAGAAGAAAAGGAATTTGATTTGATTATTTTAGATATTATGATGCCGAATATGGATGGTATTGAAGCTTGTATGAAGATTAGGGAAGACCGCAATATACCTATCATCATGCTATCTGCAAAATCTGAGGATATAGACAAAATTCAGGGTCTAGCCTCTGGTGCAGACGATTATTTATCAAAGCCGTTTAACCCACTAGAATTAATCGCTAGGGTAAAATCCCAATTAAGAAGATTTAAAAAATACAATACGTCCATAGAGCATAATAAAAGTATTCTAGAAATTGGTGACTTAACCGTGAATACAGATACTCGTCAAGTATGGGTAAGGGGAATAGAAACAAGGTTAACTCCAAAAGAGTTTGCTATTCTAGAACTACTTGCCCGCAACAAAGGGGTTGTCCTGAGCGTTGCGAAAATATATGAAGCAGTTTGGAAAGAGGTTTTTTATAAATCAGATAATACAGTTATGGTCCATATTACAAAAATAAGAGACAAAATTGAAGAGGATTCTAAACATCCCATTTATATTAAAACCGTTTGGGGAATTGGGTATAAAATATGA
- a CDS encoding peptidylprolyl isomerase, with amino-acid sequence MNKRHIFIGAAMSSILLLSACGNSDNLVTSKSGNLTQEEFNKKLKETAGKPVLQQVMLDKILLDKYKVSDDEAKKKVEELKKQMGDNFKSYLTQAGAKDEDDLKTKIKTQIAFEKAVKASVTEKEMKDYYKPKLKASHILVKDEKTAKEIKEKLNNGEDFVALAKQYSEDPGSKEKGGELPEFGPGEMDSKFEEAAYKLEAGQVSDPIKSSHGYHIIKLTEKKELKPFDQEKDNIRKELEQKRLQDQQWQQQFFKDLFKKADIKITDKDLKDTFKEFEK; translated from the coding sequence TTGAATAAACGACATATTTTTATAGGTGCTGCAATGAGCAGTATTTTATTATTATCTGCATGTGGTAATTCTGATAATCTTGTTACATCGAAATCAGGAAATTTGACACAAGAAGAATTTAATAAAAAGTTAAAAGAAACAGCAGGAAAACCTGTTTTACAACAAGTAATGTTAGACAAGATTTTATTAGATAAATATAAAGTTTCAGATGATGAAGCAAAGAAAAAAGTTGAAGAATTAAAAAAACAAATGGGCGATAATTTTAAATCCTATTTAACACAAGCTGGTGCTAAAGATGAAGATGATCTTAAAACAAAAATAAAAACGCAAATAGCCTTTGAAAAAGCTGTTAAAGCTTCAGTTACGGAAAAGGAAATGAAAGATTACTATAAACCAAAATTAAAGGCAAGTCATATTTTAGTAAAAGATGAAAAAACAGCGAAAGAAATAAAAGAAAAATTAAATAATGGAGAAGATTTTGTAGCATTAGCAAAACAATATTCAGAAGATCCTGGTTCAAAAGAAAAAGGTGGAGAATTACCTGAGTTTGGTCCAGGTGAAATGGATTCTAAATTTGAAGAAGCTGCTTATAAATTAGAAGCTGGACAAGTAAGTGATCCAATAAAATCTTCTCATGGTTACCATATTATTAAATTAACAGAGAAAAAAGAGTTAAAACCTTTTGATCAAGAAAAAGATAATATTCGTAAGGAATTAGAACAGAAGCGTTTACAAGATCAACAATGGCAACAACAATTCTTTAAAGATTTATTCAAGAAAGCAGATATAAAAATAACAGATAAAGATTTAAAAGATACTTTTAAAGAATTTGAAAAATAA
- a CDS encoding MerR family transcriptional regulator, which yields MDSYKLTKSDVIKIFNTTKETLRFYEEKGLVQPKVGKNNYRLYSNEDLQKISQIFFCKDIGFSIEEIDLVINKKNIINNINILKNKKNDIEAEIYRFMEMQEKITRILDLLQNRSRKFNEIQSVYFEERKYYHIKGENFNSVKSFFDKFRSIFKQGEFFQEQFITMCPIKNLFNDDLGLSVYYPVLNDTKIEHVNILSIPAGDYLCVDYLCTEEHMDEVRRQIYTNITDYIERNGLQFRSCNVIETDLHELNLFYPEGQIIMNIQIPVEEKSKYQKK from the coding sequence ATGGATAGCTATAAGTTAACTAAAAGTGATGTAATTAAGATATTTAATACAACGAAAGAAACACTTCGATTCTATGAAGAAAAAGGACTAGTTCAGCCAAAGGTAGGTAAAAATAACTATAGACTTTATAGTAATGAAGACCTACAGAAAATTAGCCAAATCTTTTTTTGTAAGGATATAGGTTTTTCAATTGAAGAAATTGATTTAGTAATAAATAAGAAAAATATAATAAACAATATAAATATCTTAAAGAACAAAAAAAATGATATTGAAGCTGAAATTTATCGATTTATGGAAATGCAAGAGAAAATTACTAGGATCCTCGATCTCCTTCAAAATAGAAGTAGAAAATTCAATGAAATTCAGAGTGTCTATTTTGAGGAAAGAAAATATTATCATATCAAAGGAGAAAATTTTAATAGTGTAAAATCCTTTTTTGATAAATTCCGTTCTATTTTTAAGCAAGGTGAATTTTTTCAAGAACAATTTATAACAATGTGTCCTATTAAAAATTTATTCAATGATGATCTGGGACTATCAGTTTATTATCCTGTTTTGAATGATACAAAAATAGAGCATGTTAATATTCTTAGTATACCTGCAGGTGATTATCTTTGTGTTGATTACCTATGTACAGAAGAGCATATGGATGAAGTACGACGTCAAATATATACAAATATTACAGATTATATAGAGAGAAATGGTTTACAGTTTAGATCATGTAATGTAATTGAAACAGATTTACATGAATTAAATCTATTTTATCCCGAAGGACAGATAATTATGAATATACAAATTCCTGTTGAAGAAAAATCAAAATACCAAAAGAAATGA
- a CDS encoding response regulator transcription factor has product MERTILIVEDEDILREIMKDYLLNEGYKVLEAIDGKEALSTFEEHEVHLIILDIMLPELDGWTVCRRIRKTSNVPIIMLTARVDEDDTLLGFELGADDYVTKPYSPPILLARAKRLIESRHSSKVNISIKDTLTRSSIHVHYPSRTVTVDEKDISLTHTEFEILTYLMQNQGIIISREQLITKIWGYEFTGDDRTVNSHIRNLRHKLGNRATCIVTVFRAGYKFEDQI; this is encoded by the coding sequence ATGGAAAGAACAATTTTAATTGTGGAAGACGAAGATATTTTACGTGAAATTATGAAGGATTATTTACTAAATGAAGGATATAAGGTCTTAGAAGCGATTGATGGGAAAGAAGCATTGTCTACATTTGAAGAACATGAAGTACATTTAATTATTCTAGACATTATGTTACCAGAATTAGATGGTTGGACGGTGTGTCGACGAATTCGTAAAACATCTAATGTGCCTATTATTATGTTAACGGCTCGGGTTGATGAAGATGATACTTTACTTGGATTTGAACTAGGAGCAGATGATTATGTTACAAAACCATACAGTCCCCCTATTTTATTAGCGAGAGCCAAACGATTAATTGAAAGTCGACATTCTTCTAAAGTTAATATATCAATTAAGGACACATTAACTAGAAGTAGCATCCATGTACATTATCCCTCCCGTACAGTAACTGTCGATGAAAAAGATATAAGTTTGACGCACACAGAATTTGAAATATTAACATATTTAATGCAAAATCAAGGGATTATTATTTCTAGAGAACAATTAATCACTAAAATATGGGGGTACGAATTTACAGGGGATGATCGTACAGTCAACAGTCATATCCGTAATTTGCGTCATAAATTAGGAAATAGAGCAACTTGTATTGTAACAGTTTTCCGAGCTGGTTATAAATTTGAGGATCAGATATGA
- a CDS encoding sensor histidine kinase: MKKGIVLKLFILTTALCTLILVTIFIGQTIFFKQYYASRKVNDIKKSIQSFEKAYVKSGDDAKAIQELEQDFYQENATWITTLDSVGNIKYANGFSLEIQLDPNKNKFFSNHVIHIPMYSFIDLEDMQRLQFRLAQGNRIIIDGIQQGDTVIPAILTVENENLVLENKHLSERLYGRKDTTDLSPKESSKLYLSGNIKQVQIPEVTIGPSFIYTNRVLIDRIKQFQVNLILNEKDKKLNSMEIMDYEQNDIKYKILIKPIKDVNGKTNYFFAMTSLQPVDEAVQMIKDYYIYLVILVLILIVLVSFYYSKKIAKPLLQINDTTKKVADLDFSEKIPITTKDEIGDLSNSINTLSMTLHSYINQLQQDIEKEKQLENTRKEFISGVSHELKTPLSIMKSCISILEDGVASNKKEYYFKAMSKEVDKMDMLIIDMLELAKFESGTYKMEMDAFHIDEMIDYICEQLTLDITTKRLHVHKHLSKIEVIANQHRIEQVITNFITNAIRYTPENENIIMSVIEEKERAKVCVENKGAHIAPEHLEKIWDRFYRGDTSRQRSKGGTGLGLAISKNILELHNAQYGVSNTEDGVLFFFYLNKSV, encoded by the coding sequence ATGAAAAAAGGAATTGTATTAAAATTATTTATATTAACAACGGCATTATGCACACTTATTTTAGTAACTATTTTTATTGGACAAACCATATTTTTCAAGCAATACTATGCAAGTCGAAAAGTTAATGATATTAAAAAGAGTATTCAATCTTTTGAAAAAGCATATGTAAAATCTGGAGATGACGCGAAAGCAATTCAAGAATTGGAACAAGATTTCTATCAAGAGAATGCGACATGGATTACAACGCTAGACAGTGTAGGGAATATAAAATATGCAAATGGGTTCTCTTTAGAAATTCAATTAGATCCTAATAAAAATAAATTTTTTTCTAATCATGTAATTCATATTCCAATGTATAGTTTTATCGATTTAGAGGATATGCAAAGGCTGCAGTTTCGTTTAGCACAGGGGAATCGTATTATTATTGATGGGATACAACAAGGTGATACAGTAATACCGGCGATTTTAACAGTAGAAAATGAGAATTTGGTATTGGAGAATAAGCACCTTTCAGAAAGGTTATATGGAAGAAAAGACACAACGGATCTGTCACCAAAAGAAAGCTCAAAGTTATACTTATCAGGAAACATTAAGCAAGTACAAATTCCAGAGGTAACGATAGGGCCAAGCTTTATTTATACAAACCGTGTATTAATAGACAGGATAAAACAATTTCAGGTAAATTTAATATTAAATGAAAAAGATAAAAAATTAAATTCTATGGAAATAATGGATTATGAGCAAAATGATATTAAATATAAAATATTAATTAAACCAATAAAGGATGTAAATGGCAAGACAAATTATTTTTTTGCTATGACATCATTACAACCAGTGGACGAAGCTGTACAAATGATAAAAGATTATTATATTTATTTAGTTATATTAGTCCTAATTCTTATTGTTTTAGTCTCGTTCTATTACTCAAAAAAAATTGCGAAACCATTGTTACAAATAAATGATACTACAAAAAAAGTTGCGGATTTGGATTTTTCAGAGAAGATACCTATTACTACAAAAGATGAAATAGGTGATTTATCAAACAGTATTAATACACTTTCTATGACTTTGCATTCGTATATTAACCAACTGCAGCAAGACATAGAGAAAGAAAAGCAATTAGAAAATACACGTAAAGAATTTATTTCTGGTGTTTCACATGAGTTAAAGACGCCTTTAAGTATAATGAAGAGCTGTATTTCAATTTTGGAAGACGGTGTTGCTAGTAATAAAAAAGAGTATTACTTTAAAGCAATGTCAAAAGAAGTGGATAAAATGGATATGCTCATTATTGATATGCTGGAGTTAGCAAAATTCGAGTCTGGTACGTATAAAATGGAGATGGATGCTTTCCATATTGATGAGATGATTGATTATATATGCGAGCAATTAACCTTGGATATAACAACTAAGCGATTACATGTCCATAAGCACCTTTCTAAAATTGAAGTTATTGCAAACCAACATCGAATAGAACAAGTTATTACTAACTTTATTACCAATGCCATTCGTTACACGCCAGAAAATGAAAATATTATCATGTCAGTTATAGAAGAAAAGGAACGTGCGAAAGTATGTGTAGAAAATAAAGGAGCTCATATCGCACCAGAACATTTAGAGAAAATATGGGATCGTTTTTATCGAGGAGATACGTCTCGTCAACGCTCCAAAGGTGGAACGGGACTGGGACTTGCTATTTCAAAGAATATTTTAGAATTGCATAATGCACAATATGGTGTATCAAATACTGAAGATGGTGTATTATTTTTCTTCTATTTAAATAAAAGCGTGTAG
- a CDS encoding polysaccharide deacetylase family protein: MKKTKNKNKTSVITTVIISLGAVLATACFMFFLIGKFNSTPAKGVAQESIKQVNKQQQEKKSETPPTKQKRPDGKPVGKVVYLTFDDGPSTLTGQFLDVLKENNVKSTFFMQGSNLQNTSLQENVKRAIKEGHYIGAHSMTHNSNKLYKNGQFVPEMKETLALIHEITGTSPKLVRPPYGSAPGLKSEEIRNQIVESGIKVWDWTIDSHDWELKDNPTQIAENVKKQTTEDIEVVLMHEKPQTLQALPEIIKFYKEKGYEFGVYNDAEHFHLNFQKDQRL; encoded by the coding sequence ATGAAAAAAACAAAAAATAAGAACAAAACAAGTGTAATAACTACGGTAATTATATCGCTAGGGGCTGTTCTAGCAACAGCTTGTTTCATGTTCTTTTTAATTGGAAAATTTAATTCCACTCCTGCCAAAGGAGTAGCTCAAGAAAGTATTAAGCAAGTTAACAAGCAGCAACAAGAAAAGAAAAGTGAAACACCACCGACAAAACAAAAAAGGCCGGATGGAAAACCTGTAGGAAAAGTAGTTTACTTAACATTTGATGACGGTCCAAGCACATTAACTGGTCAATTTTTGGATGTATTAAAAGAGAACAATGTTAAATCAACATTTTTCATGCAAGGAAGTAATTTGCAAAATACCAGTCTTCAGGAAAATGTAAAACGAGCAATAAAAGAGGGGCATTATATTGGTGCACATAGTATGACGCATAATAGCAATAAGTTATATAAAAATGGGCAATTTGTACCAGAGATGAAAGAAACTCTAGCTCTTATACATGAAATTACAGGTACAAGCCCTAAATTAGTTCGCCCGCCATATGGTTCCGCACCAGGTCTAAAAAGCGAAGAAATTCGTAACCAAATTGTAGAATCTGGAATAAAAGTCTGGGATTGGACGATTGATTCTCATGACTGGGAATTAAAAGATAATCCAACTCAGATTGCAGAAAATGTAAAAAAACAAACAACAGAAGATATAGAAGTTGTTTTGATGCATGAAAAACCACAGACATTACAAGCTCTTCCTGAAATTATTAAATTTTATAAAGAGAAAGGATATGAATTTGGTGTATACAATGATGCAGAACATTTCCACCTGAATTTCCAGAAAGATCAACGTTTATAG